Part of the Tetragenococcus koreensis genome, TGTAGAATTTCTACTTTATCAGTTTTTTCCCAAGGCAGATTAATATCTGTTCTACCAAAATGCCCATAAGCAGCTGTATCTTTATAAATAGGACGACGTAAATCCAACATTTCAATGATACCAGCTGGGCGTAAATCAAAGTTTTGTCGTATTGCTTCGATCAATTTTTCTTGGGATACTTTACCCGTTCCGAAAGTATCAATAGCAATAGATACAGGCTCAGCTACACCAATAGCATAAGCAAGTTGTACTTCGACTTTATCCGCTAATTTTGCCGCGACAATATTTTTAGCAATATAACGTGCAGCATAACTTGCAGAACGATCGACTTTTGTAGCATCTTTACCAGAAAACGCACCGCCACCATGACGAGCATAACCCCCATAAGTATCTACAATAATTTTACGACCTGTTAACCCAGCATCACCTTGTGGGCCGCCAATAACAAAACGTCCTGTAGGGTTAATGAAGTATTTGGTTTGTTCATCTAATAATTCGTTAGGAATGACTACTTTAATGACTTTTTCAATCATATCGCGACGAATGGTTTCATTCGCAACATCATCGTTGTGTTGTGTACTAATAATGACAGTATCTATTCTTTTAGGTTGGTCATTTTCATCATATTCCACAGTGACTTGCGATTTTGCATCTGGACGTAAGTAACTGATTTCTTCTGATTTTCTTAGTTGGGCTAAACGAGCGACAATTTTATGACTTAAAGAAATCGGCAACGGCATCAATTCTGGTGTTTCATCTGTTGCGTAACCAAACATTAATCCTTGGTCACCAGCTCCGGTTGAATTGATTCGTTCTTCTTTATCTTCTCTTGCTTCTAACGATGTATCAACACCTTGGGCAATATCTTGTGATTGTTCGTCAATCGCGACTAAGACCGCTACGTTGTCACCATCAAAGCCATACTCTGGTCGATCATAACCAATATCTTTGATTGTTTGACGTACGACTTTTTGCATGTCTACATACGCTGACGTTGAAACTTCACCGAACACTAATACTAAACCTGTCGTTACAGAAGTTTCACAAGCAACACGTGCCATTGGATCTTGTTCTAAAAGCGCATCTAAAATTGCGTCACTAATTTGGTCAGCAATTTTATCCGGATGTCCTTCTGAAACAGATTCAGAAGTGAACAAACGTCTTTCTTTCATGATGATTCCCCCTAAAATATGTTTTTCGGTTACAAGGCATCTTCATTTGAAACAATCAAATGAATCCTCTCGGGAACTTGCAACGGTCTGATTCTAATAGACAATAAAAACAATCTATTTTCATTTCTTTTAAAGAAATGAGACAAAACCGAAACTGTCAGCAAAAGTCCTCATTTTAGTTCTAAAAAAAAGCATCCATCACTGAATGCTTCATGATCCGTACGGGATTCGAACCCGTGATACCGCCGTGAAAGGGCGGTGTCTTAACCACTTGACCAACGGATCGCTGATACGGGGAAGGAGGGATTCGAACCCTCGCGCCGCGTAAACGACCTACACCCTTAGCAGGGGCGCCTCTTCAGCCACTTGAGTACTTCCCCAAAACCAAAAAAGTATTGATTTTCATGGGCCTAAATGGACTCGAACCATCGACCTCACGCTTATCAGGCGTGCGCTCTAACCAACTGAGCTATAGGCCCATCATAATAACTACAACAAAAGCGGGTGACGAGAATCGAACTCGCGACAACAGCTTGGAAGGCTGTGG contains:
- the metK gene encoding methionine adenosyltransferase yields the protein MKERRLFTSESVSEGHPDKIADQISDAILDALLEQDPMARVACETSVTTGLVLVFGEVSTSAYVDMQKVVRQTIKDIGYDRPEYGFDGDNVAVLVAIDEQSQDIAQGVDTSLEAREDKEERINSTGAGDQGLMFGYATDETPELMPLPISLSHKIVARLAQLRKSEEISYLRPDAKSQVTVEYDENDQPKRIDTVIISTQHNDDVANETIRRDMIEKVIKVVIPNELLDEQTKYFINPTGRFVIGGPQGDAGLTGRKIIVDTYGGYARHGGGAFSGKDATKVDRSASYAARYIAKNIVAAKLADKVEVQLAYAIGVAEPVSIAIDTFGTGKVSQEKLIEAIRQNFDLRPAGIIEMLDLRRPIYKDTAAYGHFGRTDINLPWEKTDKVEILQKSVK